From Polaribacter butkevichii, a single genomic window includes:
- a CDS encoding glycogen/starch synthase, whose translation MKDKRILFVSSEVVPYLPETELSSTAFNVAKNAHSKGVQTRIFMPRYGVINERRHQLHEVIRLSGMNLVVNDMDMPLIIKVASIPKERMQVYFIDNEEYFKRKAVFTDEDDELFEDNDERAIFFAKGVIETVKKLNWAPDIIHVHGWMASLLPLYLKEFYKEEPLFTESKIITSLYNNPFEGNLDETLADKVKFDGISDDKIATIKTPNFTNILKSAIENSDAIIHGSEEISEELTSFIEGKEIPVLEYQSEDLKESYLNFYADLIAAN comes from the coding sequence ATGAAGGACAAGAGAATATTATTTGTTTCATCCGAAGTAGTTCCGTACTTACCAGAAACAGAGTTATCATCTACAGCCTTTAATGTTGCAAAAAACGCACATTCTAAAGGAGTACAAACAAGAATTTTCATGCCAAGATATGGCGTAATTAACGAACGCAGACATCAGCTACACGAAGTGATTCGTTTATCGGGTATGAACCTGGTTGTTAATGATATGGATATGCCATTAATTATAAAAGTTGCTTCTATTCCTAAAGAAAGAATGCAAGTGTATTTTATAGATAATGAAGAATATTTTAAACGAAAAGCCGTTTTTACAGATGAAGACGATGAATTGTTTGAAGACAATGACGAACGTGCAATTTTCTTTGCAAAGGGAGTTATTGAGACTGTAAAAAAATTAAATTGGGCGCCAGATATTATTCATGTTCATGGATGGATGGCCTCTCTTTTACCTCTTTATTTAAAAGAATTTTATAAAGAAGAGCCTTTGTTTACAGAAAGTAAAATTATTACGTCTTTATACAACAATCCTTTTGAAGGAAATTTAGATGAAACTTTAGCAGATAAAGTAAAGTTTGATGGTATAAGTGATGATAAAATAGCAACAATTAAAACACCAAATTTTACTAATATATTAAAAAGTGCCATAGAAAATTCTGACGCAATTATACATGGTAGTGAAGAAATTTCAGAGGAATTAACTTCTTTTATAGAAGGGAAAGAAATTCCGGTTTTAGAGTATCAATCTGAAGACTTAAAAGAAAG
- the panC gene encoding pantoate--beta-alanine ligase: MKIFNTKQEIKAYLTSLKEKNKTIGFVPTMGALHQGHLSLITKAKKKNDLVVVSIFVNPTQFNNQEDLITYPKTIENDTKLLESVSCDVLFFPSVAEIYAENITSENFDFDGLEHQMEGKFREGHFNGVGTIVKTLFEIVTPDKAYFGQKDFQQLQIIKKMVKKNNLPVKIKGCPIFREEDGLAMSSRNTRLSLEHRAAAPFIFKTLKKVRKKFGTENATKITEWVENQFKKHPLLNLEYFTIADEKTLETIKNKESNNKYRAFIAVFAGEIRLIDNIQLKK, encoded by the coding sequence ATGAAAATTTTTAATACCAAACAAGAAATAAAAGCGTATTTAACCTCTCTAAAAGAGAAAAATAAAACCATAGGTTTTGTACCTACAATGGGCGCATTACACCAAGGTCATTTATCTTTAATTACCAAAGCAAAGAAAAAAAACGACCTTGTTGTGGTTAGTATTTTTGTAAATCCTACGCAGTTTAACAACCAAGAAGATTTAATTACCTACCCAAAAACAATAGAAAACGACACCAAATTACTAGAAAGTGTTTCTTGCGACGTATTGTTTTTTCCTTCTGTAGCAGAAATTTATGCAGAAAATATTACATCAGAAAATTTTGATTTTGACGGACTAGAACATCAAATGGAAGGTAAATTTAGAGAAGGGCACTTTAACGGAGTGGGCACCATTGTAAAAACACTTTTCGAGATTGTTACACCAGATAAAGCCTATTTTGGTCAAAAAGATTTTCAGCAATTGCAGATTATCAAAAAAATGGTCAAAAAAAATAACCTGCCCGTTAAAATTAAAGGCTGCCCAATTTTTAGAGAAGAAGACGGTTTAGCAATGAGTTCTAGAAACACAAGATTATCTTTAGAACATAGAGCAGCTGCACCTTTTATTTTTAAAACACTTAAAAAAGTACGTAAAAAATTTGGCACAGAAAATGCTACTAAAATAACCGAATGGGTAGAAAATCAATTTAAAAAACACCCTTTATTAAATTTAGAGTATTTTACAATTGCTGATGAAAAAACATTAGAAACCATAAAAAACAAAGAATCTAATAATAAATACCGCGCTTTTATTGCAGTATTTGCAGGAGAAATAAGATTGATAGACAACATTCAATTAAAAAAATAA
- the panD gene encoding aspartate 1-decarboxylase, whose product MLVQVVKSKIHRVKVTGADLNYIGSITIDEDLMDAANIIEGERVQIVNNNNGERLETYAIPGPRGSGEITLNGAAARKVAVNDVLILIVYGFMDFEEAKNFKPSLVFPNEKDNTLT is encoded by the coding sequence ATGTTAGTACAAGTTGTAAAATCAAAAATCCACCGTGTAAAAGTTACAGGTGCAGATTTAAATTATATAGGAAGCATCACCATAGATGAAGATTTAATGGATGCAGCCAATATTATTGAAGGCGAACGCGTTCAAATCGTAAACAATAATAATGGAGAGCGTTTAGAAACCTATGCTATTCCTGGACCTCGTGGAAGTGGAGAAATCACATTAAACGGAGCAGCTGCAAGAAAAGTTGCTGTAAATGATGTATTAATTCTTATCGTATACGGATTTATGGATTTTGAAGAAGCTAAAAACTTTAAACCATCCTTAGTATTTCCTAACGAAAAAGACAATACACTTACCTAG
- a CDS encoding lysylphosphatidylglycerol synthase transmembrane domain-containing protein, which translates to MNIKKILKTILPLALGGFLVWYSLSGISLETLGTYFKEANYSYIFLGLFFGILSHLSRAYRWKFMLEPLGFKPKFTNSVLAVLVGYLVNLALPRAGEISRATVMANYEKIPFEKGFGTIVAERIADLIMMLSIVAITLFVQFDFIYELLTKNFDPSKIIIGLVILIIGFFVFTSFVKKATSGFLLKIKTFVSGLIEGVTSIFKMKNKWAFIFHTVFIWVMYVAMFWATIPAISGLEVPFGGILIGFIAGGFSIAATNGGIGLYPIAVAGALALFNIPTEPATAFGWIMWTAQTAMIIVFGGLAFLFLPIYNKDK; encoded by the coding sequence TTGAATATTAAAAAAATCTTAAAAACCATACTACCTCTCGCTTTGGGAGGTTTTTTAGTATGGTATTCTCTCTCAGGTATTTCTCTAGAAACATTAGGTACCTACTTTAAAGAAGCCAATTACAGTTATATTTTTCTTGGGCTTTTCTTTGGTATTTTAAGTCATCTTTCTAGAGCCTACAGATGGAAGTTTATGTTAGAACCATTAGGTTTTAAACCTAAATTTACAAACAGTGTTTTGGCTGTTTTAGTTGGCTATTTAGTAAACCTAGCGCTACCAAGAGCAGGCGAAATCTCTAGAGCAACCGTAATGGCAAATTACGAGAAAATTCCTTTCGAAAAAGGGTTCGGAACCATTGTAGCAGAACGCATTGCAGATTTAATAATGATGCTTTCTATTGTTGCAATTACCCTTTTTGTTCAGTTCGATTTTATTTACGAACTCCTCACCAAAAACTTCGATCCTTCTAAAATAATTATTGGTTTAGTTATTCTAATCATTGGTTTCTTTGTTTTCACCTCGTTTGTAAAAAAAGCGACATCTGGCTTTTTATTAAAAATTAAAACCTTTGTTTCTGGTTTAATAGAAGGCGTTACAAGCATCTTTAAAATGAAAAACAAATGGGCTTTTATTTTTCATACCGTATTTATTTGGGTAATGTATGTAGCTATGTTTTGGGCAACAATACCTGCAATTAGCGGCTTAGAAGTACCTTTTGGCGGAATTTTAATTGGCTTTATAGCAGGCGGATTTTCTATTGCTGCAACAAATGGCGGCATCGGTTTATACCCAATTGCGGTTGCCGGCGCATTGGCTTTATTTAATATTCCTACAGAACCTGCAACCGCTTTTGGTTGGATTATGTGGACCGCACAAACAGCAATGATTATCGTTTTTGGAGGTTTAGCCTTTTTATTTTTACCAATTTACAATAAAGATAAATAA
- the radA gene encoding DNA repair protein RadA, with product MAKTKTTFFCQNCGTQHAKWVGQCGACKEWNTIVEEVIQKEEKRVWKQSTTAKQTVNKPLKVADIQLNPEERIVTNNNELDTVLGGGLVKGSVTLLGGEPGIGKSTLLLQVALNISQKVLYVSGEESQSQIKMRAERLEANNSNCLILTETNTQNIFKSIEETMPEVLVIDSIQTLHTSSIEASPGTISQIRETAAELIKYAKETATPVLLIGHINKDGNIAGPKILEHMVDVVLQFEGDRNHTYRILRSQKNRFGSTSELGIYEMLSNGLREISNPSEILISKKDADLSGTAIASTLEGIRPLMIEIQALVSTAVYGTPQRSTTGYNLKRLNMILAVLEKRAGFKLGAKDVFLNITGGINVDDPAIDLAVVAAILSSNQDVAINPNVCFAAEVGLAGEIRPVSKIDQRITEAEKLGYKTLVASKYNKISSKNHGIRLVLVGKIEEAFATLFA from the coding sequence ATGGCTAAAACCAAAACAACTTTTTTCTGTCAGAATTGTGGAACTCAACATGCAAAATGGGTGGGACAATGTGGAGCCTGTAAAGAATGGAACACCATTGTAGAAGAAGTAATACAAAAAGAAGAAAAACGCGTTTGGAAACAATCTACAACCGCAAAACAGACGGTAAACAAGCCATTAAAAGTTGCAGACATTCAGCTAAACCCAGAAGAAAGAATTGTAACCAATAATAACGAATTAGACACCGTTCTTGGTGGCGGATTGGTAAAAGGCTCGGTAACACTTTTAGGAGGAGAACCTGGTATTGGTAAATCTACTTTATTATTACAAGTTGCCTTAAACATCAGCCAAAAAGTATTGTATGTTTCTGGAGAAGAAAGTCAGTCTCAAATAAAAATGAGAGCAGAAAGGTTAGAAGCCAACAACTCTAACTGTTTAATTTTAACAGAAACCAATACTCAAAATATCTTTAAAAGCATAGAAGAGACCATGCCAGAAGTTTTGGTAATCGATTCTATACAAACACTACACACAAGCTCCATAGAAGCCTCTCCCGGAACTATTTCTCAAATAAGAGAAACCGCTGCAGAATTGATTAAATATGCCAAAGAAACCGCTACCCCGGTTTTATTAATCGGACACATCAATAAAGACGGAAACATTGCCGGACCCAAAATTTTAGAACACATGGTAGATGTTGTTTTACAATTTGAAGGAGACAGAAACCATACTTACAGAATATTACGAAGCCAAAAAAACAGATTCGGCTCAACATCAGAATTAGGAATTTACGAAATGCTTTCTAACGGATTAAGAGAAATCTCTAATCCGTCTGAAATATTAATTTCTAAGAAAGACGCAGATTTAAGCGGAACCGCAATTGCAAGCACTTTAGAAGGTATTAGACCTTTAATGATAGAAATACAAGCCCTGGTTTCTACCGCAGTTTACGGAACACCTCAACGCTCTACAACAGGTTATAATTTAAAAAGATTAAACATGATTTTAGCGGTTCTAGAAAAAAGAGCTGGTTTTAAATTAGGTGCAAAAGATGTCTTTTTAAATATCACCGGAGGCATAAATGTAGATGATCCGGCAATAGATTTAGCTGTTGTTGCTGCAATTTTATCTTCTAACCAAGATGTTGCCATTAACCCAAATGTTTGTTTTGCTGCAGAAGTTGGTTTGGCAGGAGAAATAAGACCTGTTTCTAAAATAGACCAAAGAATTACAGAAGCAGAAAAATTAGGTTACAAAACTTTAGTTGCTTCTAAATACAATAAGATTTCTTCTAAAAACCACGGAATAAGATTGGTTTTAGTTGGTAAAATAGAAGAAGCTTTTGCTACTTTGTTTGCTTAA
- a CDS encoding VOC family protein yields the protein MSFFINHIALSVKDVNDSVAFYQRVFQLKEIENKASNSNTRWLSLNEGKQLHLIPRPNFEIKTNKAVHFALSTSDFDLFVKKIENLNIEYTDWHDVPNEIFIRKDGKKQIYFQDPNGYWIEVNNDV from the coding sequence ATGTCATTTTTTATAAACCATATAGCACTTTCTGTAAAAGATGTTAATGATTCTGTAGCTTTTTATCAGAGGGTATTTCAATTAAAAGAGATTGAAAATAAAGCATCAAATTCTAATACGAGATGGTTGTCGTTAAACGAAGGCAAACAGTTGCATTTAATTCCTCGTCCAAATTTTGAAATCAAAACAAATAAAGCTGTTCATTTTGCTTTGTCTACATCAGACTTTGATTTATTTGTAAAAAAAATAGAAAATTTAAATATTGAATATACAGATTGGCACGATGTTCCTAATGAAATTTTTATTAGAAAAGATGGCAAAAAGCAAATCTATTTTCAAGACCCAAATGGGTATTGGATAGAAGTAAATAATGATGTTTAA
- a CDS encoding sugar kinase has protein sequence MTKKLITFGEVMMRLSPPGYSKFSQATSFDLVYGGGEANVAISCGYLGMKAAHVTRFPDNALGKAATQFLRKHWLGTANVIYGDDMLGKYFLEKGAVHRPSEVIYEREGSAFSLIKPEMVNWEEVLEGADWFHWTGITPAISEGAAMCCLEAIKTANKMGIKVSGDINSRKNMWKYGKTMQEVMPELVKNTDIVISSNRGIHEIFGLGELGGGFSGSAKLLMEKFPRIDKVVGKTRKSISASHQQIQGKMWTGKKFIKAETLDVTHVIDRVGTGDAFASGLIYGLLHYDNDMDALNFATAACALKHTVEGDVNMVSVENVTSLMGGNTSGKIKR, from the coding sequence ATGACTAAAAAATTGATAACATTTGGTGAAGTAATGATGCGTTTATCCCCTCCAGGATATTCTAAATTTTCTCAAGCAACCTCTTTCGACTTGGTGTATGGAGGTGGTGAAGCTAATGTGGCAATTTCTTGTGGTTATTTAGGAATGAAAGCAGCACACGTTACCCGTTTTCCGGATAATGCATTAGGTAAAGCGGCAACTCAATTTTTGCGAAAACATTGGTTAGGTACAGCAAATGTTATTTATGGCGATGATATGTTAGGTAAATATTTTCTAGAAAAAGGCGCTGTACATAGACCCAGTGAAGTAATTTATGAAAGAGAAGGTTCTGCTTTTTCTTTAATAAAACCAGAAATGGTTAATTGGGAAGAAGTGCTAGAAGGTGCAGATTGGTTTCATTGGACAGGGATTACACCAGCCATTTCAGAAGGTGCAGCTATGTGTTGTTTAGAAGCTATTAAAACTGCCAATAAAATGGGAATTAAGGTTTCTGGTGATATCAATTCTCGTAAAAATATGTGGAAATACGGTAAAACCATGCAAGAAGTAATGCCAGAATTAGTAAAAAACACAGACATTGTAATTTCTAGTAATCGAGGTATACATGAAATCTTTGGTCTTGGAGAGTTGGGAGGTGGATTCAGTGGGTCAGCTAAATTATTAATGGAAAAATTTCCAAGAATAGATAAAGTTGTAGGGAAAACTAGAAAATCTATCAGTGCTTCTCATCAGCAAATACAAGGTAAAATGTGGACTGGTAAAAAGTTTATAAAAGCAGAAACATTAGATGTTACACATGTTATAGATCGTGTTGGTACAGGGGATGCTTTTGCGTCTGGTTTAATTTACGGATTGTTACATTATGATAATGATATGGACGCTTTAAATTTTGCAACAGCTGCTTGTGCCTTAAAACACACGGTAGAAGGCGATGTAAATATGGTTTCTGTAGAAAATGTAACTAGTTTAATGGGTGGTAATACCTCAGGGAAAATAAAAAGATAA